The genomic region CGCACGAGGTTCCGCGCAGGTCGGTACCCAACGATCGTTATCTGACCATCGAGCAACTCCGGACACTGATCGGCGACGGTGAGATCGACACCGTGGTCCTGGCCTTCACCGACATGCAGGGACGCCTGCAGGGCAAGCGGCTGCACGCCGCCTACTTCCTGGATGTCGCGCTGCAGAGCGGGACGGAGGGATGCAACTACCTACTCGCCGTCGACATCGAGATGAACACCGTTGCGGGCTACACCATGTCGTCGTGGGAGCGCGGGTACGGCGACATGGAGTTCCTGCCCGACTTCGCAACCCTGCGCCGGCTGACCCACCTGCCCGCGACCGCGATGGTGCAGTGCGACCTGGTGTGGCTCGACCACACGCCGGTCGTGCAGTCCCCGCGCACGATCCTGCAGACCCAACTCGACCGGCTCACCGAGCGGGGCCTGGCGGCGTTCGCCGGGACGGAGCTCGAGTTCATCGCCTTCGACAACAGCTACGAGGATGCCCACGATCTCCGGTGGCGCGGGCTGACCCCGGTGAATCAGTACAACGTCGACTACTCGCTGCTGGGCACCTCACGGGTGGAGCCGCTGCTGCGGGACATCCGCAACCACAGCTATGCGGCCGGGATGGATGTCGAAGGTGCCAAGGGGGAGTGCAACTTCGGCCAGCACGAGATCGGCTTCCTCTACGCCGACGCGCTGACCACCGCGGACAACCACAGCGTCTACAAGACCCAGGCCAAGGAGATCGCTGCCGCGCACGGCAAGGCGATCACCTTCCTGGCCAAGTACAACGAGCGCGAGGGCAACTCCTGTCACATCCATCTCTCGCTCCGCGGAACCGACGGTGCGCTCACCTTCTGGCAGGACGATGGCCGGTCGGCGACCTACGATCACTTCATCGCCGGGATCCTGGCGACGATGGACGAGTTCACCCTGCTGTACGCCCCGAACATCAACTCCTACAAGCGGTTCGCTGACGGTTCGTTCGCGCCGACCACGGTGGCCTGGGGACTGGACAACCGCACCTGCGCGGTGCGACTGGTGGGCAAGGGACCGTCGGCGCGACTGGAGAATCGGCTGCCGGGTGCGGACGTCAACCCGTACCTTGCCATCGCCGCGATGATCGCCGGAGGGTTGCACGGCATCGACCGGGAGCTCGAGCTCCAGGACGAGCTCACCGGGAACGCCTACACGTCAACGCATCCCCGGGTGCCGCGGACGCTGCAGATCGCGCGCGAGGGGTTCGCCGGATCGGCCATCGCCCGTGCGGCGTTCGGCGACGACGTGGTGGCGCACTACACGAACATGGCGGACGTCGAGATCGCCGCCTTCGACGCTGCAGTCACCGACTGGGAACTCGCCCGCGGCTTCGAGAGGATGTGACGCGGTTGACCACCGCAGGAACCACCCAGCTGATCAACCCGGCCACCGGCCAAGTCCTGGCCGAGGAGGTGAACGGCACCGACGAGGCCGGGACCGATGCCGCGATCGACCGTGCGCACAAGGCCTTCAGGACCTGGCGCACCACCGCCCCCGGCGAGCGGGCGCGCCTGTTGCGGGCATTCGCGACCAAGGTGGAGCAGAACATCGAGTTGCTGGCCAGCACCGAGGTCCGCAACGCCGGACATACGATCGGCAACGCCCGCTGGGAGGCAGGTAACGTCCGAGACTGTCTGAACTACTACGCCGGCTCCCCGGAACGCTTGCTGGGCAAGCAGATCCCGGTGCCGGGTGGGACCGACATCACCTTCCACGAACCGCTGGGCGTGGTGGGCATCATCGTCCCGTGGAACTTCCCGATGCCGATCGCCGGCTGGGGGTTCGCTCCCGCCCTGGCGGCTGGGAACACCGTCGTGCTCAAGCCGGCGGAGCTGACCCCGCTGACGGCGATCCTGCTGGCCGAGCTCGCCCTGGAGGCGGGCATTCCCGATGGAGTGTTCACCGTGCTGCCCGGCAAGGGATCCGTGGTGGGACAACGGTTCGTGACCAACGAAGCCGTGCGCAAGATCGTCTTCACCGGTTCTACGGCTGTCGGCAAGCAGATCATGGCCGGCTGTGCCGACCAGCTGAAGCCGGTCACGCTGGAACTCGGTGGCAAGAGTGCGAACATCATCTTCGATGACGCAGATCTGGCCGCTGCTGCTGCCGCCGCGCCGTATGCTGTGTTCGACAACGCGGGTCAGGACTGTTGCGCTCGGTCACGGATCCTGGTGCAGCGCAGCGCCTACCAGGAGTTCCTGGAGCGATTCGAGGTCGCGGTGCAGGGGGTGCGGGTGGAGGATCCGACCCGCGAGGGCAGCGAGATGGGGCCGATGATCTCCGCGGGCCAGCGGGCCACCGTCCAGCGGTACCTCGACGACGCCGACGTCACCATCACCGGATCCGTCCCGGACGGGCCGGGCTGGTGGCTGCCGCCGACCGTGGTGACCCCGCGGTCCGTGGCCGATCCGGTCTGGCGCGAAGAGGTGTTCGGGCCCGTCGTCGCCGTGCTGCCCTTCGACGACGAGGACGAAGCCATCGCGCTGGCGAACGACAGCGACTACGGGCTGTCCGGCTCGATCTTCACCGGCGACGTCGGCCGGGCACTGCGGGTGGCGCGCGGTGTGGAAGCCGGGAACCTGTCGGTGAACAGCCATTCCTCGGTGCGGTACTGGACGCCCTTCGGTGGCTACAAGCAGTCCGGGCTCGGCCGTGAGCTCGGACCGGATGCCCCGTACGCCTTCACCGAGGAGAAGAACGTGTTCATCGCCCACTGAGCCGGGGGGTCTCGACTCGTTCCTCGCTCGACCAGCGTTCGGGGGCGGGTCTCGACGTGTTTCGTTTGCTCGACCACCGCGGCCAGCGACGGCCACTCATTCCAGGAAAGAAGGAACGCGCCATGGCAGGACGGTTGGACGGCAGGGTCGCTGTCGTCACCGGCGGATGTTCGGGGATCGGCTTGGCTACGGTCCGCCGATTCGTGCAGGAGGGGGCGAAGGTGGTGATCGGCGACATCGCCGATGACGCCGGCGCAGGCCTGGTGACCGAGCTGGGGGGCGCCTCGGTCGCGACCTATGCGCACGTCGACGTCACCAGCAAGGAGGAGGTCGACGCGCTCTTCGCGACGGCGAAGAACACCTACGGCAGCGTCGACATCGCGTTCAACAACGCCGGGATCTCCCCGCCGGAGGACTCCTCGATCCTCGACACCGATCTGGACGCCTGGCGCAGGGTGCAGGAGGTCAACCTGACCTCGGTGTACCTGTGCTGCAAGGCGGCGCTGCCGTACATGCTCGAGCAGCGGCGCGGGTCGATCATCAACACCGCGTCCTTCGTGGCGGTGATGGGCGCCGCCACCTCGCAGATCTCGTACTCGGCGTCCAAGGGCGGTGTGCTGTCGATGTCCCGCGAGCTGGCGGTGCAGTTCGCCCGCGACGGAGTGCGGGTCAACGCACTGTGCCCGGGCCCGGTGAACACACCGCTGCTGCAAGAGCTGTTCGCCGACGATCCTGAGCGCGCCGCCCGCCGGCTGGTACACGTCCCGATGGGACGCTTCGCCGAACCCGAGGAGCTGGCGAACGCGGTGCTGTTCCTGGCATCCGACGAGTCGTCGTTCGTCACCGCCAGCACGTTCCTGGTCGACGGCGGGATCTCCGGCGCCTACGTCACCCCGCTGTAGTGGCGACCCACGGGCCCCCGGTGGTGGGCATCTCCTGCTACCGCGAGAAGGTCAGCTGGGGGGTGTGGCAGCACGTGCGGGCAGACGTTCTGCACGCCGACTATGCCGACACGGTTGCCGGCGGCGGCGGCGTTCCGGTCCTGCTTCCCGGCGCCGCTGTCGGCACCGGGAAGTCGGACGTCGACGGTGCGGCGGACGCGGTGGTCGCGCGACTCGACGCGCTCGTCATCGCCGGCGGAGCAGACGTCGATCCGGCTCGGTACGGAGCGGCGCCGCACCCGCGGACGGTGGGGTGCCGTCCCGAGCGCGACAGCTGGGAGCTGGCGCTCATCGCCGCGGCCGATCGGGTCTCGCTGCCACTGCTCGGCGTTTGTCGCGGGATGCAGTTGATGGCTGTGGCGGCGAGTGGGTCGTTGGTCCAGCACCTGCCGGACGTGCTCGGCAGCGCGCTGCACTCGCCGGGTGCCGATGCCTTCGGTGATGTCCCGATCACCACGGTCTCCGGATCCCGGGTCGCCGCGGCCGTCGGCAACGCGGTGTCGGTTCGGTGCCACCACCACCAGGCCGTCGACCGGCACCCAGGTTTCGTGCCGGTGGCCACCGCTGCCGACGGAACCCTGGAGGCGATGGAACGAACGGGTCGTCGATTCTGTGTTGCGGTGCAATGGCATCCCGAGAATGCGCGGGATGCGCGGTTGTTCAACGCCCTGATCTCCGCGGCCCGCGCGAACACCGGTACTTGATCGCGCTCGCGGCGAGCGCGGGCCGGAGTCGTCGAATCAGTGGCTGGCGTCGAACGCGTCGAGAACAGCGCCCGGAATGCGACCGCGTTCCGAGACGGAGTGGTTGTTCTTCTTCGCCCAGTTCCGGATTGCGGTGAGCTGCTCCTTGGAACGCCTTCCGCCGGCGGAGGAGGCGACGGTCGTCCGGCTGACCGGTGCACCGCGCGTCGTCAACCGTTGTGCCGCATCGACGTAGGGCGCCAGGATCTCGTTGAAGGTGTCCAGTTCGGCCTCGGTGAGATCGATGGCGTACGGCGTTCCGGAGACGACGAATTCGACCGTCCCGCCATGCGAGTCGCTGGGAATCTCGTCGCCGGAAAGGTCGGACGTCAGGTACTCGACGATCTGTTGTGCCACTGTGTGTGCCCTTTCGATGGTTCCCCGTGGATGCATTGTGCCATCCTGCGGTCGATATCGAGTGATCGACGCCGGCGTCGTGGAAATCACCCGGCCAGGACACCCGGGGGAGTGGCGGCGCGATCAGCCGACTCGGGCCTGGTAGTGCTCCAACACCTGGGCGGCGCTCAACTGCACGGTGTAGATCGCGGCATATTGCAACTGCCCGGTGTAGTAGTTCGGACCGGTGTAGGCGGCGCCGGTCGCACTGGGCCAGCCGTTGAGGTTGCCGCAGCCGATCTTCCACCACCCGCTGTAGGACTGCCCGGCGAACTGGTTGGCGTTCGCGCCGACCAGCACACCGTCGAGATAGAGCCGCATTCCGGCGGGGCCGAGGGTGGCGATCGCCTGGTGCCATTGGTTGTTCGCCACGGAGGTCGGTGACGACACGACGACGACGCCGGGGTTGTAGACGCCGAAGACGAGCCTGCCCTGAGGATCGATGTACAACTGCCGATCGTAGCTGGCGTCCGCGATGCCGGTGCGGCTGGAACTGGAGCCGATCAGCTTGCCGTTGCCGGCAGTGCTGGTGCGGAACCAGATCTCGGTGGAGAACGTGTTCGGGGCGGCTGCCGCCGCGGTGGCGGCTCCGGTCGCCAAGCACTGGCTCGTTCCGTTGAAGGTGACCGAGGCGGCAGGGGTATCACGGATGCAGCCGACATTCCCCGTCTGGACGGTGGAGCTGAGGGGGTACTCCCCGGCGTTCCCGCCGGCAAGATTCGCCTCGCTCGTCGACCCACTGGTTCCCATGGCGTACCCGGCGACCAGACCGGCGGTGCCGGTCTCGGCAGCCCGGCAGGTGAACCAGGTGCGGCTGCCGGCGGTGTCCGTCGAGTTGGTGATCCTGGCTGCGAAGGCGCTATGGGTGGGGACCACCAGCAGCGCCGCGATGAGGGCCAGCACGCCGATGGTGGCCGCCGGGACTGCGATCCGGTACCGGTGGGCGCGCGTCGCACGGGGATTGTCGTGCTGGAACTCCCTGAGGCAGAACAGGAACGGCAGGCTGCACAGGGCGATCAGGCCGATCAACCACCACGTCGACAGGTGCAGCGCCGGGTCGAATTGGTACTTGCCTGCTGTGTCGGTGACAGCGGTGGAGACAGATCCGAGCTGTCCGTTGACGAGGTCGGCCGACGTCCCGCCACGCGCCGTGACCCGCATCGGCAGGATGCCGGTACTGACAACGGAGGCGGTGATGCCCTCGTTCGCGGGGAGGTAGCCAACCAGTTGGACGCCGGTCCACGGGCGCAGCAGGAGCGAGGCGACTGCGACGGTGAGCGTGCCGCCCATCACCCTGCCGACGTACCGGTAGTCCGCGGCGAACAGGAATCGGGTGATCAGGAAGGTCAGCAGCGCGCCGATCGCCACGATCGGCAGCGCGCGGGCCACCCAGCCCAGGGTCCACAAGCGCAGCCAGGCAACACCTTCGACCTGGTCCGGAGTCACGGTCCAGGGGTCGACCGCGCCGTTCAGGTCGCCCTGCGTGTGATAGTTCCCATCGGTCACCTCTACGACCCGGTGGGTGTAACTGTGTGTAGCACCGGTCGGCGTGAAGGTGATGATGTCGCCGACCTCGGCGTCACCCGGCAAGGTCAGGACCAGGGTTCCCACCGGCGCGGCCTCGGCCATCGAGGGTGTCTCGACCGCCTGGAACCGACCGCCTGCCAGGAGGTAACCGACCAGAACTATGAGCAGCAGAGCGCACAGGCCCCCCGCGAGCACGACGAGGGTTCGTCGGTCGCGGGGGGCGGTGGAGTACACGGGTCCTCAGCTGGTTGTCGAGGTACGGCGGGCAGGTCTCAGGTGGTCGGAACACTGCGAGAAGGATCCCCCGTCCGGCCGGTCGCGCGGACCGGCCGGAGGGGAGACTGTCATCAGGCCGAGAAGCTCCAGACGAGCGGCTGGGAAGCGCGCAGGCCCTGGTAGGTGTTGCCGGCGGAGGAGTCCAACGTCACCGCGAACGAGAACGGCACCGCGATCGTGGGTGCGACAGCGCCGATACCGGCGAGCGCCGTCAGGTTGATCGCGCCACCGGTGTTGAGGCTGGTCAGGGTTCCGGAGAAGACGGTGGTGGTTCCGGACTTGATCACGATGTTGATCTTCGAACACAGGTCGACCGCAGTTCCGTTCACCGTGCCGTTGTTCGCCTGGGTACAAGCGCCGGGGGTCAGCGTGAACGCGGTGGCGTTGA from Nakamurella sp. A5-74 harbors:
- a CDS encoding glutamine synthetase family protein, producing the protein MSAHEVPRRSVPNDRYLTIEQLRTLIGDGEIDTVVLAFTDMQGRLQGKRLHAAYFLDVALQSGTEGCNYLLAVDIEMNTVAGYTMSSWERGYGDMEFLPDFATLRRLTHLPATAMVQCDLVWLDHTPVVQSPRTILQTQLDRLTERGLAAFAGTELEFIAFDNSYEDAHDLRWRGLTPVNQYNVDYSLLGTSRVEPLLRDIRNHSYAAGMDVEGAKGECNFGQHEIGFLYADALTTADNHSVYKTQAKEIAAAHGKAITFLAKYNEREGNSCHIHLSLRGTDGALTFWQDDGRSATYDHFIAGILATMDEFTLLYAPNINSYKRFADGSFAPTTVAWGLDNRTCAVRLVGKGPSARLENRLPGADVNPYLAIAAMIAGGLHGIDRELELQDELTGNAYTSTHPRVPRTLQIAREGFAGSAIARAAFGDDVVAHYTNMADVEIAAFDAAVTDWELARGFERM
- a CDS encoding aldehyde dehydrogenase family protein, with amino-acid sequence MTTAGTTQLINPATGQVLAEEVNGTDEAGTDAAIDRAHKAFRTWRTTAPGERARLLRAFATKVEQNIELLASTEVRNAGHTIGNARWEAGNVRDCLNYYAGSPERLLGKQIPVPGGTDITFHEPLGVVGIIVPWNFPMPIAGWGFAPALAAGNTVVLKPAELTPLTAILLAELALEAGIPDGVFTVLPGKGSVVGQRFVTNEAVRKIVFTGSTAVGKQIMAGCADQLKPVTLELGGKSANIIFDDADLAAAAAAAPYAVFDNAGQDCCARSRILVQRSAYQEFLERFEVAVQGVRVEDPTREGSEMGPMISAGQRATVQRYLDDADVTITGSVPDGPGWWLPPTVVTPRSVADPVWREEVFGPVVAVLPFDDEDEAIALANDSDYGLSGSIFTGDVGRALRVARGVEAGNLSVNSHSSVRYWTPFGGYKQSGLGRELGPDAPYAFTEEKNVFIAH
- a CDS encoding 3-oxoacyl-ACP reductase, translated to MAGRLDGRVAVVTGGCSGIGLATVRRFVQEGAKVVIGDIADDAGAGLVTELGGASVATYAHVDVTSKEEVDALFATAKNTYGSVDIAFNNAGISPPEDSSILDTDLDAWRRVQEVNLTSVYLCCKAALPYMLEQRRGSIINTASFVAVMGAATSQISYSASKGGVLSMSRELAVQFARDGVRVNALCPGPVNTPLLQELFADDPERAARRLVHVPMGRFAEPEELANAVLFLASDESSFVTASTFLVDGGISGAYVTPL
- a CDS encoding gamma-glutamyl-gamma-aminobutyrate hydrolase family protein (Members of this family of hydrolases with an active site Cys residue belong to MEROPS family C26.) encodes the protein MATHGPPVVGISCYREKVSWGVWQHVRADVLHADYADTVAGGGGVPVLLPGAAVGTGKSDVDGAADAVVARLDALVIAGGADVDPARYGAAPHPRTVGCRPERDSWELALIAAADRVSLPLLGVCRGMQLMAVAASGSLVQHLPDVLGSALHSPGADAFGDVPITTVSGSRVAAAVGNAVSVRCHHHQAVDRHPGFVPVATAADGTLEAMERTGRRFCVAVQWHPENARDARLFNALISAARANTGT
- a CDS encoding Lsr2 family protein, encoding MAQQIVEYLTSDLSGDEIPSDSHGGTVEFVVSGTPYAIDLTEAELDTFNEILAPYVDAAQRLTTRGAPVSRTTVASSAGGRRSKEQLTAIRNWAKKNNHSVSERGRIPGAVLDAFDASH
- a CDS encoding LamG-like jellyroll fold domain-containing protein, translated to MYSTAPRDRRTLVVLAGGLCALLLIVLVGYLLAGGRFQAVETPSMAEAAPVGTLVLTLPGDAEVGDIITFTPTGATHSYTHRVVEVTDGNYHTQGDLNGAVDPWTVTPDQVEGVAWLRLWTLGWVARALPIVAIGALLTFLITRFLFAADYRYVGRVMGGTLTVAVASLLLRPWTGVQLVGYLPANEGITASVVSTGILPMRVTARGGTSADLVNGQLGSVSTAVTDTAGKYQFDPALHLSTWWLIGLIALCSLPFLFCLREFQHDNPRATRAHRYRIAVPAATIGVLALIAALLVVPTHSAFAARITNSTDTAGSRTWFTCRAAETGTAGLVAGYAMGTSGSTSEANLAGGNAGEYPLSSTVQTGNVGCIRDTPAASVTFNGTSQCLATGAATAAAAAPNTFSTEIWFRTSTAGNGKLIGSSSSRTGIADASYDRQLYIDPQGRLVFGVYNPGVVVVSSPTSVANNQWHQAIATLGPAGMRLYLDGVLVGANANQFAGQSYSGWWKIGCGNLNGWPSATGAAYTGPNYYTGQLQYAAIYTVQLSAAQVLEHYQARVG